The genomic segment TTGAACTACCCATATTAAGTGGAACAACAGGTTCTGACGTATTAAATATTAAGGATTTGTATAGAATAACAGGGTTGTTTACTTACGATCCGGGGTTTGTTTCTACAGCTTCATGTTCTTCTGCAATTACATTTATTGATGGAGATGAAGGAGTGCTTAGATATAGGGGATATGATATAGCTGATTTAGCAGAGAATAATAGTTTTACTGCTGTGATTTATCTCTTACTCTATGGCGAATTGCCTAGTTCAGACCAGCACAAAAAGTTTCTTCTAAAACTACAAGAATTATCTAAAGTATCAGAGCAGGTTATAAATGTGATTAAAGCATTTCCAAAAACTGCTCACCCTATGTCAATTTTGATTGCATGTTTTGCAAGTTTGTCAGCACTCTACTATGAGAGATATGGTAACAATATTAATAATGAAAGCTTGGATTTTGGAGTTTCTGCGATAGCGCAAGTTCCTGCAATTGTTGCAATGATCTATAGACATATCAATGATCAGAAGTTCATAAATGCCAACAGTGAATTGAGTTATAGTGAAAATTTCTTGAGGATGATGTTCGGCGGTGCTTTTGATGGTGATAAAAGCATGTTTTTTGCAAAAGCTCTGGATAAAATATTTACTCTCCACGCTGACCATGAGCAAAATGCTTCTACGGCAGCTGTCAGATTGGTGGGATCTGCTGGTTCTAATTTATTCGCGTGCCTCTCTGCAGGAGTTGCTACCCTTTGGGGGCCAGCGCATGGTGGAGCTAACGAGGCAGTTATAAATATGTTAAAAGAGATAGAGAAAAGTGGAGATGTAGATAAATTTATTGAAAAGGCTAAGGATGATAAAGATCCGTTTAAATTAGTGGGGTTTGGGCATCGTGTTTATAAAAGTTACGATCCACGGGCACGTATATTGAAAGATGCTTGTCATGAAGTTTTAGATCAACTAGAACAAGATAATAAGCTGCTCAAGATTGCAAAAGGACTTGAAGAAGTAGCTTTAAGGGATGAATATTTTGTTATGCGTAAGTTATATCCAAATGTTGACTTTTACTCAGGTATAATAATGAATGCTATTGACATTCCTTCAAGTATGTTCACACCTATTTTTGCGCTTGCAAGAACTACTGGTTGGGTTACTCAGTGGTACGAAATGATAAATGATGGAGAAACTAAGATTTGTAGACCAAGGCAGCTTTATGTTGGTAAATAAGTCTTCATTTATAGCTTTTAACGCTAATTGACTTGAACTTAGTCATTTACATATTTCTCAATTTCAGCTGTAATTTTGTCAGATTGACTTTCATCAGAATTTAGATCAGCTGCAAAGTGTGCAACATATTTTCCTCCAGGGCCTATAAGATATATTATTGAAGAATGATTGATTTCCTCTTCTCCACCAACTTTGCTGGCATATACTTTGTAGTTTGCAATTACCTCATCTATTTTTTCTTTTTCACCGGTTAACATTTGTATCCTATGGTCAAACTGCTGCTGAAACTCTTTAAGTTTCTCTATGCTATCGCGTTCGGGATCAACTGTTATGAAAAATGTTTGTAGCTTGTCATTGGTTTTCTCACCTAACTTTGCAAGTGCTTCTGAAATTATACCAAGATTCATAGGACAAATCTTTTTACATGAAGAAAATCCAAAAAAAATCATCATGTACTTATCTTTAAAGTCATTACTGTGTATGATCTGCCCATCTTGGTTGATCAAAGAAAAATCTCCTCCTATCTTAACTTCTGCATTGTGAATTGCTGCTGGAGCAAATATGCCTTGTTTCGTGAAGTAGCAATAACCGAGAAAAACAACTGCTAATACTACTAATATACCAGATAATAACCTTATAAACCTTGCCATTTAGAGAGCACTTAATAAAATTAAATTATATCTTCATTTGCTGATCCATTCAATGAATTTCTTCCAAAGTGGATTATTAATTTTGTCTAACAGTTTTTCGTGCTCCTCAATTTCTTCACTACTTGGTGAATGCTCTCTGGGAGTGAGGTTACGCACTTTATGCTGAACGAATGTAGAGTTATTATCTTGATCACATTCACTATCAAACAAAAAGGTCTGTAATCCTCCTGTAAGTTCAACATATACCCTTGCAAGTAATTGAGCATCAACCAGGGCTCCGTGCAATGCTCTATCCTCTAACGATATATCAAAACGCTTACATAGTGCATTTAGAGAAGCAGGCGATCCTGCAAACTTTTTTCTTGCAAGTGGTAATGTATCTAGCACTCTGTCCGAAGAAATTAATTCAGCATTTAGTTTGCCTAATTCCATATTAAGGAACTTAACATCGAATTCAGCATTGTGAATTATTAAAGTATCGTTAGATATGAAGTCAAGAAATTCAAGTGCAATATCTGAAAATAATGGTTTATCTTCTAAAAATTCTTCACTAAGACCGTGAATTTTAAACGAGTGATAGGGTATACCTCTTTCCGGATTAATGTACCGGTGGCATACTTTGCCTGTTGGAATACGGTTAATTAATTCCACACATCCTATTTCAATAATTCGATGACCCGATCCAATGTCAAGACCTGTAGTTTCGGTATCAAGTACTATTTCACGTAGCTTATTTTCCATATTAAATAAAATTAGTTATACTTGCTGTTTGTCTTACAATCGTCTGCTTTCTTATAGTTTATAGAAGTAAGCAACCAGCTTAGGTTTGATGAAGCAACACTCTTTTTAAATTGCCACACATCCTCAACTGTGTTAATAGTAGACGTGCTACCTGATATAACGTCTCCCTTGTCATTTTTAACAAAGTTAATTTGCTCTGAAAGGAAATATACTGCAATAAACACTACGTTTCTTACTAGTTTTATTTCTAAAATCTTTTGCGATATGATGGAAACAATTATAGATTCATGTACTGCTTTACGATGTTTTATCTTCTCTGCAAAATTATTATATAAGTCTTTATCTAAGAAAGGTTTTAACTGAGACAAATTTCCTTGATTGAAGCATTTTATTATTAATTCGAAAGCTGCGCTTGAACCTTCCATAAAATGGGAAATAGAGAAATCTTTGTTCTTTTGCAATACTTGTTCATAAGTAGCTTTTATTGAATTTTTGTCGCTGTTGCTGCTGATATAATCTTCAATGTTTTCTATTATATCTTCTCTACTTTGGCTTAAATCCAGTGTGCCAGTAAGTTTTTTTAAGTTAAGGTTTGTTGACCTTCCTAAAGAATTATATAAACGTGAAAAAACAAACGTCGCTAACAAAGCATATATTATGAGCTCTATCATAGTAACTCAACTCCTTAGCATATAAAATATCTGAACATTGTTAATTATTAATGAACGTATACTATACCAACCTATAATTTAGGTTTGCTATTTATTTGTAAATGTTTATATTATACAGAAAAGTGTTAAATGTTTCAACTTAATTATAGGGAGATATAAAGAAATGTCACAACAAAAAATGAAAATTCATGGTCAGTATATAAAAGATCTATCGTTTGAAAATCCAAATTCACCGTTCCTTACTTCAAAAGAAGCTCCTAATATTAATGTAATGGTTAATATCAATTCAGTGAAGTTAGAAGGAGCTGAAAGTAAAGAAGGAGTAGATGAAGCAAAATCTTTCCATGAAATTACTTTGCATATAGAGGCAAAAGCAGTGGTAAAAGATGAGAATATGAACGATAGTGTTGCTTTTATTTGTGAAACGAAATATTGTGGCATTTTTTCAGTAGAAAACTTTAAAGAGCTGAGTACAGAAGAGGTAAGGCAGGCTTTGTTTATTGGTGGACCTACTTTTCTTTTTCCTTTTGCAAGGGAAATAGTTGCAAGGGTTACAAGTAGTGGTGGATTTCCTCCACTTATGCTAGATCCTATAGATTTTGAAGCTATGTATAAGCAGCAAAGTCAACAGCAAAAAGGCACTGTGAGCAACGAGAACTTTAACTGATGCCCCCACCCCACAACTGCACGGATTTGAAAAGCAACCCCAGCTGTCATCAAAAACAAAAAGATTACTTGACAAACCTCTCCAGTCCACGTATCATAGAGGTGAAGCTATTATATTTGCTTTCGCCAATCTGCAGATTAAAAGGTAAGGATTACTTAATGTATCGGCGTCTTATGTTTAATTTTTTGCAGTACATAGGTGCTGTATGTCTTTAAAAAACTTCTAGGTTTTTGAGAGGGAGCTCTTATCTGCAAAACAGATTTTATATCTAAGGTTTATATCAGAGTTCCTCCCTTCTCCAACTAATGCTTAAGCTTAAAACATTAGATGCTTTTTTCAAGATACAAGGTTTATAGTCTATTACTACTGTTTTTGCAATTTTGTCATAAAAAGTCTGTTTGCGTTGGTCAAGTATTGCAAACATTAAAACTGAGACTAGTACGATAAAAAGACATCCAGAAACATAGCCAGGAAGAGGATCAGACAGAAAATTACAAACAGTCCAAATGCCGTCCTTAAAAAAGTATCTTATTATTGCTTGCTTTAGGGTAACATTTGTAAATGTACTTGCATCTTTTATATATATGCCGCACAGTAATTTCCCTGGAGTACCGCCAAGTTTTGTTGTCATTAGTATATTAAACATTATATATACTGGTAGTATTACCGTAAGAATTACCATGGGGATAACTGTTCTGTAAGTGTCATCTGCATCATTGTATGATGTAGATGAATAATGTAGAAAATATAGAAAAAAGAGTGTAACAAATGCTATTGTTATCCATAAAGCAATATCAATTATATATGCTAAAGCTCGCCTAAGAACTCCTGCATAACTTATTTTAGTATCCATACACTTGTCATGTTTTATGATTCCATAACTAGTATAAGAGCACGTTATTAAATAACCGTAAATTGCAAGGAGAAGTTAGTTTTCAGGTTTATAGTCTATTACTACCGTGTTTGCAATTTTGTCATGAAAAGCTTGTTTATGTTTATCATCTACTGTGCATACTAAAACAAGAATTAATATAGCTAAAAGTAAAATAGGATTGTAAAGTGGTATACAGTAAATTATAAAAAAGGCGATAGTCCTTTTTATTACTTGTATTAGAGTGATCTGCTCAAATGTATCTTTGTCTCTTACACGCATGCTAAATAATAAGTGCCCTGGAGTACCACCAAATTTTACTAGCATGAATATGTGAAATATACATGGTATCATTAAAAATAAAGAAAATACAATCGTGGTGATTATAATTATTGCACCTATGATCCCTTGCATTGCGTGTGTGAGTGAGAAGCCCACTGCCATTAAAACAAACGGTATTACAATAAGTAAAATACAATCAACTATAAATGCTAGAACACGTCTTGTAATTGTTGAATAGCTTACTTTTTTATCCATGTGCTACCTCATTTTTAATTTCACCGTATTATTTTGACACTTAGATGTACAACGTCAACCCTGCTTTCGTTTTCTTACGCTCCTCCAAGGTGCCTAAAAATTCCTTGCCATAAATTATGCAATACCCTAGCATAGATCCCTCAAACAAGCAGCGGAGGT from the Candidatus Wolbachia massiliensis genome contains:
- a CDS encoding citrate synthase; translation: MDKKALLELSDGSKFELPILSGTTGSDVLNIKDLYRITGLFTYDPGFVSTASCSSAITFIDGDEGVLRYRGYDIADLAENNSFTAVIYLLLYGELPSSDQHKKFLLKLQELSKVSEQVINVIKAFPKTAHPMSILIACFASLSALYYERYGNNINNESLDFGVSAIAQVPAIVAMIYRHINDQKFINANSELSYSENFLRMMFGGAFDGDKSMFFAKALDKIFTLHADHEQNASTAAVRLVGSAGSNLFACLSAGVATLWGPAHGGANEAVINMLKEIEKSGDVDKFIEKAKDDKDPFKLVGFGHRVYKSYDPRARILKDACHEVLDQLEQDNKLLKIAKGLEEVALRDEYFVMRKLYPNVDFYSGIIMNAIDIPSSMFTPIFALARTTGWVTQWYEMINDGETKICRPRQLYVGK
- a CDS encoding SCO family protein, giving the protein MARFIRLLSGILVVLAVVFLGYCYFTKQGIFAPAAIHNAEVKIGGDFSLINQDGQIIHSNDFKDKYMMIFFGFSSCKKICPMNLGIISEALAKLGEKTNDKLQTFFITVDPERDSIEKLKEFQQQFDHRIQMLTGEKEKIDEVIANYKVYASKVGGEEEINHSSIIYLIGPGGKYVAHFAADLNSDESQSDKITAEIEKYVND
- the dnaQ gene encoding DNA polymerase III subunit epsilon codes for the protein MENKLREIVLDTETTGLDIGSGHRIIEIGCVELINRIPTGKVCHRYINPERGIPYHSFKIHGLSEEFLEDKPLFSDIALEFLDFISNDTLIIHNAEFDVKFLNMELGKLNAELISSDRVLDTLPLARKKFAGSPASLNALCKRFDISLEDRALHGALVDAQLLARVYVELTGGLQTFLFDSECDQDNNSTFVQHKVRNLTPREHSPSSEEIEEHEKLLDKINNPLWKKFIEWISK
- a CDS encoding Tim44/TimA family putative adaptor protein, which translates into the protein MIELIIYALLATFVFSRLYNSLGRSTNLNLKKLTGTLDLSQSREDIIENIEDYISSNSDKNSIKATYEQVLQKNKDFSISHFMEGSSAAFELIIKCFNQGNLSQLKPFLDKDLYNNFAEKIKHRKAVHESIIVSIISQKILEIKLVRNVVFIAVYFLSEQINFVKNDKGDVISGSTSTINTVEDVWQFKKSVASSNLSWLLTSINYKKADDCKTNSKYN
- the secB gene encoding protein-export chaperone SecB, translated to MSQQKMKIHGQYIKDLSFENPNSPFLTSKEAPNINVMVNINSVKLEGAESKEGVDEAKSFHEITLHIEAKAVVKDENMNDSVAFICETKYCGIFSVENFKELSTEEVRQALFIGGPTFLFPFAREIVARVTSSGGFPPLMLDPIDFEAMYKQQSQQQKGTVSNENFN
- a CDS encoding RDD family protein — its product is MDTKISYAGVLRRALAYIIDIALWITIAFVTLFFLYFLHYSSTSYNDADDTYRTVIPMVILTVILPVYIMFNILMTTKLGGTPGKLLCGIYIKDASTFTNVTLKQAIIRYFFKDGIWTVCNFLSDPLPGYVSGCLFIVLVSVLMFAILDQRKQTFYDKIAKTVVIDYKPCILKKASNVLSLSISWRREEL
- a CDS encoding RDD family protein; the encoded protein is MDKKVSYSTITRRVLAFIVDCILLIVIPFVLMAVGFSLTHAMQGIIGAIIIITTIVFSLFLMIPCIFHIFMLVKFGGTPGHLLFSMRVRDKDTFEQITLIQVIKRTIAFFIIYCIPLYNPILLLAILILVLVCTVDDKHKQAFHDKIANTVVIDYKPEN